A section of the Gopherus evgoodei ecotype Sinaloan lineage unplaced genomic scaffold, rGopEvg1_v1.p scaffold_43_arrow_ctg1, whole genome shotgun sequence genome encodes:
- the LOC115642634 gene encoding cytochrome b5 domain-containing protein 1 isoform X1, producing the protein MAARAARGAMETFQPRYFTPREVSAHARPGDLWVSYLGRVCDLSPLVRQHKGDVLLRPILEAAGKDISHWFNPKTRDIQTHVDPLTGCIKYYTPQGRFIHIPPQLPRSDWANDFGLPWWKDSKYEVGILASKTRRVRIINTLTLQEHVLEVCAEESMWEILRRYLPHNAHAASYTWKYKGVSLDMDKTLEQNKIPDEDVEFYRLNLDADLYTPGILLYFNDDLTEF; encoded by the exons ATGGCAGCGCGGGCGGCGCGCGGCGCGATGGAGACGTTCCAGCCCCGCTACTTCACCCCGCGGGAGGTGTCTGCGCACGCGCGGCCCGGGGACCTCTGGGTGTCCTACCTGGGCCGTGTGTGTGACCTGAGCCCGCTGGTCCGGCAGCACAAGG GGGACGTCTTGCTGAGGCCCATCTTGGAAGCCGCGGGAAAGGACATTAGCCACTGGTTCAACCCCAAGACCAGAGAC ATCCAGACCCACGTGGACCCGCTGACGGGCTGCATCAAGTACTACACCCCCCAGGGCCGCTTCATCCACATCCCACCCCAGCTGCCCCGCTCCGACTGGGCAAACGACTTCGGGCTGCCCTGGTGGAAGGACAGCAAGTATGAGGTGGGGATCCTGGCTTCCAAGACCCGGCGCGTCCGCATCATCAACACCCTGACCTTGCAGGAGCATGTGCTGGAG GTGTGCGCGGAGGAGTCCATGTGGGAAATCCTGCGGCGCTACCTGCCCCACAACGCCCACGCCGCCAGCTACACCTGGAAGTACAAGGGCGTCAGCCTGGACATGGACAAGACGCTGGAGCAGAACAAGATCCCGGACGAGGACGTGGAGTTCTACCGGCTCAACTTGGACGCCGACCTGTACACGCCGGGCATCTTGCTGTACTTCAACGATGACCTCACCGAGTTCTAG
- the LOC115642634 gene encoding cytochrome b5 domain-containing protein 1 isoform X2, protein MHCGLPEHPPQCTAVPQPLSTPHNALRCHNPQHPHNALRPPRAPPTMHKGDVLLRPILEAAGKDISHWFNPKTRDIQTHVDPLTGCIKYYTPQGRFIHIPPQLPRSDWANDFGLPWWKDSKYEVGILASKTRRVRIINTLTLQEHVLEVCAEESMWEILRRYLPHNAHAASYTWKYKGVSLDMDKTLEQNKIPDEDVEFYRLNLDADLYTPGILLYFNDDLTEF, encoded by the exons ATGCACTGCGGCCTCCCCGAGCACCCCCCACAATGCACTGCGGTGCCacaacccctgagcaccccccACAATGCACTGCGGTGCCACAACCCCCAACACCCCCACAATGCACTGCGGCCTCCCCGAGCACCCCCCACAATGCACAAGG GGGACGTCTTGCTGAGGCCCATCTTGGAAGCCGCGGGAAAGGACATTAGCCACTGGTTCAACCCCAAGACCAGAGAC ATCCAGACCCACGTGGACCCGCTGACGGGCTGCATCAAGTACTACACCCCCCAGGGCCGCTTCATCCACATCCCACCCCAGCTGCCCCGCTCCGACTGGGCAAACGACTTCGGGCTGCCCTGGTGGAAGGACAGCAAGTATGAGGTGGGGATCCTGGCTTCCAAGACCCGGCGCGTCCGCATCATCAACACCCTGACCTTGCAGGAGCATGTGCTGGAG GTGTGCGCGGAGGAGTCCATGTGGGAAATCCTGCGGCGCTACCTGCCCCACAACGCCCACGCCGCCAGCTACACCTGGAAGTACAAGGGCGTCAGCCTGGACATGGACAAGACGCTGGAGCAGAACAAGATCCCGGACGAGGACGTGGAGTTCTACCGGCTCAACTTGGACGCCGACCTGTACACGCCGGGCATCTTGCTGTACTTCAACGATGACCTCACCGAGTTCTAG